From the Acidilutibacter cellobiosedens genome, one window contains:
- a CDS encoding beta-ketoacyl-ACP synthase III, translating into MNTLYPVGISGVGSYVPETTLTNFDLEKMVDTSDEWIRTRTGIESRRIADKSMATSDLCTFAAQKAMKDAGVEPEDVDLVIIATVTSDMAYPSTACLVQKNLGLKNAAAFDISVGCSGFLYGLAIGSNFIKTGACKTVLVIGAEILSRVLNWTDRSTCVLFGDGAGACILQRCEEGKGILAYNLGADGANGHFLTQPAGGSRMPASIETVQKKLHTVHMNGGEVFKFAVRSMEKVALDTLNDAEMSLDDIDFLIPHQANIRIIESVAKRLKVPKEKVFINLNKYGNMSSASIPVAIDEAVSKGLIKKDDIVLLVAFGAGLTWASVILKWSK; encoded by the coding sequence TTGAATACTTTGTATCCCGTTGGAATTTCGGGAGTAGGAAGCTATGTGCCTGAAACGACACTTACAAATTTTGATTTGGAAAAGATGGTGGATACATCTGATGAATGGATAAGGACAAGAACTGGAATTGAATCGAGAAGAATCGCCGATAAAAGCATGGCAACATCTGATTTGTGTACTTTTGCCGCTCAAAAGGCAATGAAAGATGCGGGTGTTGAACCTGAAGATGTTGATCTTGTAATTATAGCAACAGTTACGTCTGATATGGCATATCCTTCCACGGCATGTTTAGTCCAGAAAAATTTGGGGCTGAAAAATGCAGCTGCCTTTGACATTTCTGTAGGTTGTTCAGGATTTTTATATGGACTTGCTATAGGTTCAAATTTTATTAAGACAGGAGCTTGTAAAACTGTATTGGTTATTGGAGCTGAAATACTTTCAAGAGTTCTTAATTGGACTGACAGAAGTACGTGTGTTCTTTTTGGAGATGGAGCAGGAGCATGTATTCTTCAAAGATGTGAAGAAGGCAAGGGAATTCTTGCTTATAATTTAGGGGCAGACGGAGCAAATGGCCATTTCTTGACTCAGCCTGCAGGCGGTTCAAGGATGCCCGCAAGTATTGAAACTGTTCAGAAAAAACTTCATACAGTACATATGAATGGAGGAGAAGTGTTTAAATTTGCGGTGAGATCTATGGAAAAAGTTGCTCTTGATACGTTAAATGATGCAGAAATGTCCTTAGATGATATTGATTTTCTTATTCCTCATCAAGCTAATATAAGGATTATAGAGTCTGTTGCCAAAAGACTTAAGGTACCAAAAGAAAAGGTGTTTATAAACTTAAATAAATATGGCAATATGTCTTCCGCATCAATTCCTGTAGCCATTGATGAAGCTGTATCCAAAGGATTAATTAAGAAGGATGACATAGTTCTTTTGGTTGCTTTTGGAGCGGGACTTACTTGGGCTTCCGTAATTTTAAAATGGTCTAAATAA
- the fabZ gene encoding 3-hydroxyacyl-ACP dehydratase FabZ: protein MKNVLNVTEIKNIIPHRYPFLLVDKVEIIEEGVKGIGYKNITINEYFFQGHFPEYPVMPGVLIIEAMAQTGAVVILSQENFKGKTPFLAGLNKVKFRKKVVPGDTLLMTVEISKLRGSIGVGKGKAEVDGQIVCEAEFLFAIG, encoded by the coding sequence ATGAAAAATGTATTGAATGTAACTGAAATAAAAAATATCATCCCTCACAGATATCCTTTTCTGCTTGTCGACAAAGTAGAAATAATAGAGGAGGGTGTGAAAGGAATTGGATATAAAAATATTACCATTAATGAATATTTTTTTCAAGGCCATTTTCCTGAATATCCTGTAATGCCCGGTGTACTCATAATAGAGGCAATGGCTCAAACAGGAGCTGTAGTTATATTAAGCCAAGAAAATTTTAAAGGAAAGACCCCGTTTCTTGCAGGATTAAATAAAGTTAAATTTAGAAAAAAAGTTGTCCCCGGAGATACACTATTAATGACAGTAGAAATTTCCAAACTGAGAGGATCAATAGGCGTAGGAAAGGGTAAAGCAGAAGTTGACGGGCAAATAGTTTGTGAAGCGGAATTTTTGTTTGCCATAGGATAA
- the nagA gene encoding N-acetylglucosamine-6-phosphate deacetylase produces MRKIIKNAQIPFNGIMTKDNDVLIEDGIIKYVGQLKEKESKNNEIIDASNYYLIPGFIDCHGANGYDAYELKQMAIDYASRGVTGFYVTIGPESNQEYFRMFEECRKAFGSDYLGACFLGIHLEGPFLSLEKKGAMDEKKLRQVVTPEEVEELIDAGADVIKIITISPELEGAYEAINKFAEAGIVVSLGHSMATYKQAMRGIEEGATQVTHMYNAMRAYEHREPGIMGAAILSDDIYCELIMDCVHVSEEAMKILIKSKGTDKIMAVSDGDIKFGHDSSDRETEDYIIKDGAIYLKNGVLYGSTRDVADHFKTIIVKLGLGIPDAVKMTSTNCGTHMKIKKGKIEKGFDADFNFVDSSFKVRKTFISGQEIIL; encoded by the coding sequence ATGAGGAAAATAATAAAAAATGCTCAAATACCTTTTAATGGTATAATGACGAAGGATAATGATGTCCTCATAGAAGATGGTATTATTAAATATGTGGGGCAACTAAAGGAGAAAGAATCTAAAAATAATGAGATAATAGATGCTTCTAATTATTATTTAATCCCAGGATTTATTGACTGCCACGGAGCCAATGGCTATGATGCATATGAATTGAAGCAAATGGCGATTGACTATGCCAGTAGAGGTGTTACCGGTTTTTATGTGACCATTGGACCTGAAAGCAATCAAGAATATTTTAGGATGTTTGAAGAATGTAGAAAGGCTTTTGGTTCCGATTATTTAGGAGCTTGTTTTTTAGGAATTCATCTTGAAGGACCATTCTTAAGTTTAGAAAAAAAAGGTGCTATGGATGAAAAAAAGCTTAGACAGGTAGTAACTCCCGAAGAAGTAGAAGAATTAATTGATGCAGGGGCTGATGTTATAAAGATAATAACAATATCTCCGGAATTAGAGGGAGCTTATGAGGCAATAAATAAATTTGCAGAAGCAGGAATAGTAGTTTCATTGGGTCATTCTATGGCAACTTATAAACAGGCCATGAGAGGTATCGAAGAAGGGGCTACTCAGGTAACTCATATGTATAATGCAATGAGAGCGTATGAACATAGAGAACCAGGCATCATGGGGGCGGCAATTCTTAGTGATGATATATATTGTGAACTTATAATGGATTGTGTCCATGTTAGCGAAGAAGCAATGAAAATATTAATTAAATCAAAAGGGACAGACAAAATTATGGCAGTATCTGATGGAGATATTAAGTTTGGGCATGATTCTTCTGACAGGGAAACTGAAGATTATATAATAAAGGACGGAGCAATTTATCTAAAAAACGGAGTACTGTATGGCAGCACAAGAGATGTGGCGGATCATTTCAAAACAATAATTGTCAAATTAGGGTTAGGTATACCTGATGCTGTAAAAATGACTTCTACAAATTGCGGAACACATATGAAGATAAAAAAAGGTAAAATTGAGAAAGGATTCGACGCTGATTTTAATTTTGTGGACAGTTCTTTTAAAGTCCGTAAAACCTTTATATCCGGACAAGAAATAATTTTATAA
- a CDS encoding PTS sugar transporter subunit IIA — MVKLIITGHGRFSDGMLDGINFIMGIQKDIIKVEFNNIDLEIYSNKIEDIIKSSKEGTLIFTDIIGGTPFRISTILGMKYDNVYVVTGTNISMIIESIIKREVMPLKELVEQITNVGKNAVQVFDKKSIAEKSRNINNLN; from the coding sequence ATGGTAAAACTGATAATTACAGGTCATGGCAGATTTTCCGATGGAATGTTGGACGGAATAAATTTTATAATGGGTATTCAGAAAGATATTATAAAAGTTGAATTTAATAATATAGATTTAGAGATATATTCAAACAAAATAGAAGATATTATTAAAAGCTCAAAGGAAGGTACATTAATATTTACGGATATTATCGGCGGTACTCCATTTAGGATATCTACTATTTTAGGCATGAAATATGACAATGTATATGTTGTAACCGGAACCAATATTTCGATGATAATAGAATCGATTATTAAAAGAGAAGTAATGCCGTTAAAAGAATTAGTCGAGCAGATAACAAATGTAGGGAAGAACGCTGTTCAGGTTTTTGACAAAAAATCAATCGCAGAAAAAAGCAGGAACATTAACAACCTTAATTAA
- a CDS encoding PTS system mannose/fructose/sorbose family transporter subunit IID — protein MTESNNEKGLLTKKDLNNMAWRSFFLQSSFSFERMQAGGWEYILMPALRKIYKNNPEKLKSALKDHLEFFNINPFVVTPVAGVIAAMEEKGEDREAIRGVKYALMGPFAGIGDALIWLTIFPICQGLGASLAIQGNIAGPILSLVLFNVLHFVLQFGGIGYGYRKGLSALSKLRTGTKQLSKLASIVGLTVLGALIASYVSMSTPLVINAGKVSIKLQEDVLDKIMPNMIPLAFTFLVYWLLKKGLKPSYIFGIIIVFGIVTKYFGIF, from the coding sequence ATGACGGAATCTAATAATGAAAAAGGTTTATTAACAAAAAAAGATTTAAATAATATGGCATGGAGATCTTTTTTCCTTCAATCCTCTTTTTCTTTTGAAAGAATGCAGGCGGGAGGATGGGAATATATTTTAATGCCGGCTCTAAGGAAAATTTATAAAAACAACCCGGAGAAATTAAAATCCGCATTGAAGGATCATTTAGAGTTCTTTAATATAAATCCCTTTGTGGTTACTCCTGTTGCGGGTGTTATAGCAGCTATGGAAGAAAAGGGTGAAGACAGGGAAGCCATACGAGGCGTTAAGTATGCTCTAATGGGACCTTTTGCAGGAATAGGAGATGCTCTTATATGGCTTACGATATTTCCCATTTGTCAAGGGTTAGGAGCTTCTCTTGCTATACAAGGTAATATTGCGGGGCCAATATTATCCCTTGTTTTGTTTAATGTACTGCATTTTGTACTCCAATTTGGAGGAATAGGATACGGTTATAGAAAAGGATTAAGTGCGTTGTCGAAGCTTAGAACTGGGACAAAGCAACTTTCTAAATTGGCTTCCATTGTTGGTCTTACAGTACTGGGAGCGTTGATTGCTTCATATGTAAGCATGAGTACACCTCTTGTGATAAACGCAGGTAAAGTATCAATAAAATTGCAGGAAGATGTTTTGGATAAAATTATGCCTAATATGATTCCATTGGCTTTTACTTTTTTAGTTTATTGGCTTCTGAAAAAAGGATTAAAGCCGTCTTATATATTTGGAATTATTATAGTGTTTGGAATAGTTACTAAGTACTTTGGAATTTTTTAG
- the agaW gene encoding PTS N-acetylgalactosamine transporter subunit IIC, whose translation MLLKVLLISIYSGICGLDSDNGNLQIYRPLATGAIIGLILGDVQKGLIVGGTLELVFLGVMAIGGAQPPNSVIGGILGTSFAILTNVDAKVAIGIAVPFSIAVQAISNLIYTANAGFIHKADKYAEKGDTKGIELMNLAGMIPMFTFFFLIAFLPLYFGASTAKAVIDSIPAVILDGLQVAGGMMPAVGFAILLKIMLKRDLVYFMFLGFVLVTYFKLSIIGVAIIAVIIAAYTYYNGRSDDDGDKGVISNDGI comes from the coding sequence ATGTTATTAAAAGTACTGTTAATATCCATATATTCGGGGATATGCGGTTTGGATAGTGATAATGGTAATCTACAGATTTATAGGCCTCTTGCGACTGGGGCAATAATTGGGCTGATTCTTGGGGATGTTCAAAAAGGATTAATTGTTGGGGGTACTTTGGAATTGGTATTCCTGGGAGTAATGGCAATAGGAGGAGCGCAGCCTCCAAACAGTGTCATTGGAGGAATATTGGGAACTTCCTTTGCAATACTGACGAATGTTGATGCTAAAGTTGCAATCGGAATAGCTGTACCATTTTCTATAGCCGTTCAGGCCATCAGCAATTTAATATATACCGCAAATGCCGGATTTATTCATAAAGCTGATAAATATGCTGAAAAAGGCGATACGAAAGGTATAGAACTAATGAACCTTGCCGGAATGATTCCAATGTTTACTTTCTTTTTCTTAATTGCTTTTTTGCCTTTATATTTTGGGGCAAGTACAGCTAAGGCGGTGATCGATTCCATACCTGCCGTAATCCTTGATGGTCTTCAGGTAGCCGGAGGAATGATGCCGGCCGTAGGTTTTGCCATATTGCTTAAAATAATGCTGAAAAGGGATTTGGTTTATTTTATGTTTCTGGGATTTGTGCTGGTAACTTATTTTAAATTATCTATAATAGGTGTTGCAATTATAGCGGTTATAATAGCGGCTTATACTTACTATAACGGAAGATCGGATGATGATGGAGATAAGGGGGTTATTTCAAATGACGGAATCTAA
- a CDS encoding PTS system mannose/fructose/N-acetylgalactosamine-transporter subunit IIB, giving the protein MPIVLTRIDNRLIHGQVAVSWCSEVNANLIVVVDDKVCGDKTQQLLLDMAAPHGVGTRYFSIEEAIKKLPKAGPNQNIFLIVRDVSIIIKLIKGGIPIKEVNVGNMHFKEGKKQISSAISVDEEDIKAFKKLGEMGIKCEAKRVPTENGTDMMKLIKEAE; this is encoded by the coding sequence ATGCCAATTGTATTGACAAGAATTGATAACAGGCTTATACACGGACAGGTTGCTGTATCCTGGTGTTCGGAGGTCAATGCTAATTTAATAGTAGTAGTTGACGACAAGGTTTGTGGAGATAAGACTCAGCAGCTGCTGCTGGATATGGCTGCTCCTCACGGAGTAGGTACTCGTTATTTTAGTATTGAAGAAGCTATTAAGAAACTGCCAAAGGCGGGACCGAACCAAAATATTTTTTTAATAGTAAGAGATGTAAGCATCATTATTAAGCTTATTAAAGGAGGTATTCCTATTAAAGAAGTAAATGTCGGGAATATGCATTTCAAGGAAGGTAAAAAACAAATATCTTCTGCTATTTCAGTTGATGAAGAAGATATCAAGGCTTTTAAAAAGTTGGGAGAGATGGGCATTAAATGTGAAGCTAAAAGGGTACCGACTGAAAACGGAACCGATATGATGAAATTAATAAAGGAGGCGGAATGA
- a CDS encoding sigma 54-interacting transcriptional regulator — MKRNKDKVYNFLKVMSLDLCNNKKRGVTASEISKELNIKRNVASHLLNELYMEGKAIKINTRPVYFIDRDAYENNSILQKTIGHVEIGRGTAVEKYDPFDKIIGSHGSLREQVKMCKSAATYPPDGLPLLLIGNSGTGKSFMAQVIYEYAKNNKIIAEDAPYVIFNCAEYADNPELLSANLFGFVKGAFTGADKDKIGLLEEANGGYLFLDEVHRLTPEGQEKLFLFLDKGIFRRLGESNNWRSSKVRFIFATTEEPSLSLINTFLRRIPLVVSIPDLFRRPVQEKLQMIYNFYQEESKNIGIDIVVSKQVMDVLLKINISGNIGKLKNAIKYSCASAYGAYVMDSVKILKIHLYDLPAEIKTKVDFILTGSIFSSMFVSKDIPKDYAPNDIFEDSTINKETEVLLDSIRDYKNNKTDIRNFKKKMTTTIDKVLDKIIFEDIENYNDTVFYNETKKVIQNILKIMENLYGIRYYGNASIVFTYLINIMYDGITKKLEGNYDFEAALNIIEDVFPKEFLIAKKMTGLIEVNLDMKTDRLILIYFTLYINTFNQENNGENITAVIISHGYSTASSIASVANRLLRQFIFEAFDMPIEMSIQEIMHKICSYLKGINTSSGVIILVDMGSLEEIYRSIGDIVNGDIGIVNNITTQLAIGVGNKIIRGEELEKVVSESVAENNNRYKFIKYNRNKKDAIIVTCMTGIGVAVKIRDLFAKCLMDNNIEIIAYDYNKLKGNGTEDKIFKEYEVKLIIGTINPGIQEIQYLSLEDLILSKGYSALKKALKNIAGKEDVEKINQAIVKLFSLQNVIENITILNSNKIIDQVEIIINDLERRLKKYFTNDLKISLYIHISCLIERLVMKEPIMSYKGLDEFKQCHGQFINYVDESFSVIADVYKIEIPVSEIAYIYDIINLKISDLKL; from the coding sequence ATGAAAAGGAACAAGGATAAAGTATATAATTTTTTAAAAGTTATGTCTTTAGATTTGTGTAATAACAAAAAGAGAGGTGTAACTGCCAGCGAAATATCAAAAGAATTAAATATCAAAAGAAATGTTGCAAGTCATTTGCTGAATGAATTGTATATGGAAGGCAAAGCAATAAAAATTAATACGAGACCTGTTTATTTCATAGACAGGGATGCCTATGAAAATAATTCTATATTGCAGAAAACGATTGGTCATGTGGAAATCGGAAGAGGAACGGCAGTTGAAAAATACGATCCCTTTGACAAGATAATAGGAAGTCATGGAAGTCTTAGAGAACAGGTCAAAATGTGCAAGTCGGCTGCTACATATCCTCCTGACGGTCTTCCCCTGCTTCTTATAGGAAATAGCGGTACAGGTAAAAGTTTTATGGCACAAGTTATATATGAATATGCAAAGAATAACAAAATAATAGCCGAAGATGCTCCTTATGTCATATTTAATTGTGCAGAATATGCAGACAATCCGGAATTGTTGTCGGCAAATTTATTTGGTTTTGTGAAAGGTGCTTTTACAGGTGCTGATAAGGATAAAATAGGGTTGTTGGAGGAAGCTAATGGAGGTTATTTGTTTTTAGATGAAGTTCATAGGCTGACTCCGGAAGGACAGGAGAAACTTTTTTTATTTCTTGATAAAGGAATATTCAGAAGATTAGGAGAGTCTAACAATTGGAGGTCATCAAAGGTTAGATTTATCTTTGCTACGACGGAAGAACCGTCTTTGAGTCTTATTAACACATTTTTACGTCGTATACCTTTAGTTGTAAGCATACCGGATTTGTTCAGAAGGCCTGTTCAGGAAAAATTGCAGATGATATACAATTTTTATCAGGAAGAATCAAAAAATATCGGAATAGATATTGTTGTCAGTAAACAGGTGATGGATGTTTTATTAAAGATCAATATATCGGGAAATATAGGAAAACTGAAGAATGCAATCAAATACAGTTGTGCGTCGGCTTATGGTGCATATGTAATGGACAGTGTTAAGATATTGAAAATACATTTATACGATTTACCTGCAGAAATTAAGACCAAAGTTGATTTTATTTTAACAGGAAGTATATTCAGCAGCATGTTTGTATCTAAAGATATACCTAAAGATTATGCCCCCAATGATATATTTGAAGATTCCACGATAAATAAAGAAACAGAGGTACTGCTTGATTCTATTCGGGATTATAAGAATAATAAAACCGATATACGGAATTTCAAGAAAAAAATGACGACAACCATAGATAAAGTTTTAGATAAAATTATATTTGAAGATATAGAAAATTATAATGACACTGTTTTTTATAATGAAACTAAGAAGGTTATACAGAATATTTTGAAAATTATGGAGAACTTATATGGAATCAGATATTACGGCAATGCATCCATCGTTTTTACATATTTGATAAATATAATGTATGATGGTATTACAAAAAAACTCGAAGGTAACTATGACTTTGAGGCTGCTTTGAATATTATAGAAGATGTTTTCCCAAAGGAATTTTTAATTGCAAAAAAGATGACAGGACTTATTGAGGTTAATCTTGATATGAAAACCGACAGATTAATATTAATTTATTTTACATTATATATAAATACATTTAACCAAGAAAATAACGGGGAAAATATTACCGCTGTAATTATTTCTCACGGATATTCTACAGCGAGCAGTATTGCAAGCGTTGCAAACAGGCTTCTGAGGCAGTTTATTTTTGAAGCTTTTGATATGCCTATAGAAATGTCTATTCAAGAGATTATGCATAAAATATGCAGTTATCTAAAGGGCATAAATACGTCTTCAGGGGTTATTATATTGGTGGATATGGGTTCTTTGGAGGAAATATACAGATCCATTGGGGATATTGTAAATGGAGATATAGGGATTGTGAACAATATTACTACTCAATTGGCCATAGGAGTAGGCAACAAGATAATAAGAGGAGAAGAATTAGAAAAAGTTGTATCGGAATCTGTAGCTGAAAATAATAATAGGTATAAATTTATTAAATATAACAGAAACAAAAAAGATGCCATAATCGTGACTTGTATGACCGGAATAGGAGTCGCGGTAAAAATAAGGGATTTATTTGCCAAATGCCTCATGGATAACAATATAGAAATAATTGCCTATGACTATAATAAACTTAAAGGAAATGGAACCGAAGATAAAATATTTAAGGAATATGAAGTAAAATTGATAATAGGGACGATTAATCCAGGGATTCAAGAGATTCAGTATTTGTCTTTGGAAGATTTAATACTCAGCAAAGGCTACAGTGCTCTTAAAAAGGCACTAAAAAATATTGCAGGTAAAGAAGATGTAGAGAAGATTAATCAGGCTATAGTAAAATTATTTTCACTGCAAAATGTTATAGAAAATATAACTATATTAAATTCCAACAAAATAATCGATCAGGTTGAAATTATAATAAATGATCTTGAGCGAAGACTAAAAAAGTATTTCACCAATGATTTAAAGATAAGTTTGTATATCCATATAAGCTGTCTTATAGAAAGATTGGTGATGAAGGAACCCATAATGTCATATAAAGGGCTGGATGAATTTAAACAGTGTCATGGACAGTTTATAAATTATGTTGATGAATCTTTTAGTGTCATAGCCGATGTTTACAAAATAGAAATACCTGTATCAGAGATTGCCTATATTTATGATATAATTAATTTAAAAATAAGTGATTTAAAGTTATAA